Genomic segment of Coffea arabica cultivar ET-39 chromosome 1e, Coffea Arabica ET-39 HiFi, whole genome shotgun sequence:
TAtctatggcttaataaattcgaCTCTATGGTCTAAATAAAAATCATGGAAGGAACCTTTTGTGATCTTTCTCATTTTCCGTGTCTGCGGCAGAAATCGCATGGTTGGTTGAGTTGGGCTACTTTGAATGGATATGTTATACATGTCTGCGTGGCTAGCGATGTGCAATTTTGAATTGGTAAAAAACATAATATTTATCTCttcatttatttcaaaatttgttaaaattaatatttttttttgaaacaaacacAAAAGTTGTTCTAAAAGCAAAATGTTGAGTTTTATGCCGAAAGTGCTTTAATGGCCAATAACTCGACCTCTAGATTCGAACAATGACATATTAAAAAAGTACTTTtatcctgaaaaaaaaattccttttttaGCAAAAGCACCGTAGTCTCAATTTTGGAAATCTTTTGGGAAATTATTTTCAGTAGTTTAGCTTAAAATCAAAGACaagaaaaaatcatgaaatttgttTGTTCGgccaattcagcacttaaagtTAATACTATATTTAAATCTTAAGATGTTCATCTTCTTAATCAGGTAGCACTCCAACGTAGTAATCCGCGAGACGTGTGAAAAGGTTAGCGGTAAATTGactttttctgtttctttttttcccctttcttaaTTGGCCACTTTTGTAGTAAAGCTTTCCCTTATTTTCTCGGACGGACCGGGTTACGCTGGGTTAATTTGGCTTGTTTGGGCTTCAGGTGTCATTGAAAACCGGTAGTTTCGGGAAcatagagagagagggagagaacaGAGAGGGCCGTCCAGTGGAGAGAGGAGACTCCTGGATTGGATAGTTGCAGTAGCAGCAGCCTAGTGTTGTTTTCAGAACCTAAACTGCTCAGAATTAGTACTTATTAGAAAGGGATTGAGTAGCaaatttctaaccaaaaggtTAAGGGTTTTTAAGTCATCTGAACAGGACAAAGAAAACCTCGGTCCtataagaattttgaaattgtacGCCGCTTTTTATCACCGTATTATTAGTATTAGGAGTTGGAAAAGCAAGGAGGTGAGGCGAGGTTGAAGATGAAGTTCTGCAAGAAGTACGAGGAATACATGCAAGGACAATGCCAGAGGAAGAAATTGCCTGGGGTTGGTTTCAAGAATCTCAAGAAAATCTTGAAAAGGTGTCGACGACACCTTCAATCCCGTGATAACGCTGCCCTTGTTCCTGATCATTTCGGAGATTCTACCCTCTGCGGTAGATCCTCCTCTTGCCCGGACTCTTGCCCAGGTGCTTAGAGCTTCTATTCATATCTAGTACTAATAGCTTCTGATTATTGGATTTCACACATTCGGTCGGTTACAAATGATATCGTATTTATTACTCGACACCGAGATAAGGTGTGATTGGGTTGCAGATTCCAACGTCCTGCGTTGAATTGGGATGAATTTTTgggtggttctatttctgaatTGGCTTTTCAACGTTcgttttctctttgtttttgttATCATTGGTTACCTTTCATCACCTCCTTATTAGGGTGAGTACTTGTCCAATACAAGAACTCTGGTACTACCTTTTCGTTTGTCTTGGTATTAGGAAAGACTTTACATATTGGTAGAGATAGGAGAATGATGCATTTAAAAGATCTACGAGTTTTCTTGATGCTGAAGGATCtggataagaattttgaatttcTTATTCTGATCAATTTCTACGTCCCAACTACCTAAAAATCGACCTCGATTGAACGATAGTTAAGACATTGTAACTGAAGAGATAGGATATTTGAATTGAGGGGGGTTGGGGGGAATCATTAATATGTTTACCATGTAGCAGGAAAACCCCCAGAAAAAAAAAGCACCATACATCTTGTTGTGGCAGGAAATGATGCTTTTATTCCTGTTTTCACTTTTGCATAGACAAATCAGTATAAGCATTGAACCCTTCAAGTATAAATTCTTCTCTTGATTAGGATTCATCTAAATGAGGGTATTTTGTGCTCTGCAGTGTGTGATGGCACGTTTTTCCCTTCACTTCTGAAGGAGATGTCTGAAGTTGTTGGCTTCTTCAACGAGAATGCCCAGAGGTTGCTTGAGCTCCATTTGGCATCGGGTTTCCGTAAGTGCTTTATTTGGTTTAAAGACAAAATACAAGGCAACCATATCGCACTGattgaagaaggcaaggagttGGTCACTTACGCACTGATTAATGCCATTGCCTTGCGTAAGATACTGAAGAAATATGATAAGGTTTACTTTTAATAGAGCATGAGTATGATATTCTCAAGTTAATGCACAAGAATTTTGGATTTACCAGTTGTTGATTTTTTGTACAGATACACTACTCCAAGCAAGGCCAAGTATTTAAGTCTCAAGCGCACAGTAGGAACCTTGAGATTCTCCAATCACCATGGCTATGTGAGCTGATGGCCTTTCACATAAATTCGCAAGAGACAAAGGGCAATACAAGGAATGCTCCTGCTTTGTTCAACGGCTGTTCCCTCATATTTAAAGATGAAAAGCCTTCTCTTTCTTGTGAGCTCTTTGATTCAGTCAAGCTTGAACTGGACTTGACTTGTTCGATATGCTTGGTTAGTTTCTTTATTATCTCATATAAGTGTGCCAGCTATTTCATTAACATGAGTAACTATCGTTATGCTTTTTCTTATTGATATTTGATTCTTGCTGATAATTCTTATGAAGAAACTCAACCTTAAGTCTTATCAatattgtaaaattcatcatatcAGATTAGCTACTCTTTTCATAATGTTGAGCTTTTTATTAGCTGCTCTTCTCCAACAGGATACAGTTTTTGATCCAGTGTCTTTGACTTGCGGTCATATATTCTGCTACATGTGTGCTTGCAAGGCAGGATCAGTGACCATAGTGGATGGATTGAAGGCAGCTAGTCCCAAGGAAAAGTGCCCCCTTTGCAGAGAGGTAAATACTTAGAAGTCTTCACTTTTAAGTTCTTCCTACCAATCTGTCCTGCTTTTCGTCATGTAGTCAACAGGCTGGAATCTATTGAAAATGTTTCACTAAACACTTTTTCATCTGTTCCATAGATTTAACATCAAGTGAACGAATTTGTGTCCTGCTCAATGGATTATTCAAGTCTACCAGAATGTCTTATATTTGCATATCCTTGTCTGGCCATCAGACTGGTTTTGTACATTCCAACTGAATGTCAAGAACTATCACACTTCTCACAATTTTAGGTCAAACAAACTTGTCGATGTTTATCTCCACATGAACTCATCAGGTCTGTTTATTCTTTCCCTTGGCGAATAATTTTTTGTTTGAGCAATCCATCTAGGGTTGAAATTTTTCGGACACCATGCTCCATGGAGCTAAAGAAGGAATTTTACAACATTCAACAAAACCTCCAAATTTATTACTCTGGACGGTTATCAGATCAATTGGTTGACCATCCAAAATTAAAATGGTTGTACTTCACCTTGCAATGTTGTGGGCACACGGCTGTGTTTAaagattgtaatagttggatgAAAATGAACTATCATATAGTTCAACAAAAATAAGTGGTTTAGAACTGTATTAGCTCACTTGCTGTAGCACCTGTGGTTATTATTGCATATTCTCATACGCATGCATCAGCCTTGTTGCTGATTTTCCTCAAACTCTTTTTGGTCatataaattaaggaaaggaATGACAGTTAATTTCCAGCTTCTTCTGACATTTCAACAAAATTTATGTGGTATACCCTGTGGTGGTATGTAGACTGTGGTGAAAAGCCTAGGCAACTGTTCTGTTGTATCATATGATTCATTGATTACAATTTCCTTCTTATCCTGAATTATTGAATTATAATCGTGAGTTAAAAGACCAATAATGTACCTTGAATTGAGATTCATATTGCATGTTGCCATCCATTCTATAACTGTCGAGTTGCAATTGCAGGCAGGAGTTTATGAAGGTGCTGTGCATTTGGAGGAGCTAAACATTCTATTAAGCCAAAGGTGTGATCTTAAACTTATGCATGACGAGTGTTGTGAGTTGGCATTTATTCATTACTTTAGTtcgtactaaaaaaaaaaagcatactTGAACAGTTGTCCGGAGTACTGGGCGGCGCGACTACAGTCTGAACGAGCCGAAAGAATTAGACAAGCCAAGGAGCACTGGGAATCACAGTGTCGAGCATTCATGGGTATATAACAAGAATCGCAGCGTTAATTGTCTTTGATTTGCTATGCATGTATAAGGGAATCTATGGGTTTCTCTGGGATTGGAAGTGTTGTCTTCTCCGACATTTCTGAGCGAAACCAAAATAACCTGTACATAAATAAGTTGGCTTTTGAACAAGTCTAACCTGAGGTCCAAAATAACCGGTGGCCGCGTTATCAGGTTAATTTTGGAGGCCTATTACTCGTTCTGTATCGTCCTTTTGTAATGACATGCTTttggcaaagaaaaaaaaataaaaaaagttgtGCCCGCCTGCAATTAGGTTCATTGGTATCGTACAAATAAAAAACCCCTCTTCATCTGAATCTCTAAAGCGAAATTCTGTCATCAAAGTCTCACCCAAAAaatgcaaaaggaaaaaaaaaattatttacttaGTACATGTATCTACTTAAAGCTAAAAAATGATTTTGAAGGTGGACACCTTTTGAATTCCATACGAGATCTTTGGAGAAATACCATGCAACTTCGGTGAccatcaaaaactaaatttaagCTATTTTTCATAATCCTAgacacatggtccacaaacaccccaaaacataccaaaaaggAGAAGCAAATGGAAAAGCAGGAGAAGGGATATCAAGAAGGGAGAGAAATTTTTTAGTAGATCAGTTGTTAAAAAGATTCATCATCTACTCAGTGAGCTAATCATTTATGTATTGCAAACATCCAACAGTAGGGGTGCTGGCGTTTTCAGTCAACAACAAATCAATGTGTATCCCGTGGCAGCAAAAGCTACTGGTGTTCTGTAGCAAACTTCATTTGTTCCCTTCTTACTTCTTAATTAAAGGATTTTTCCCTTGACAGGTGTGATATCTTCTGCACAACTTCTTTAGCGTTGCTACTGAATGCTGCATCTTGTTTAGTTTTGTATCCTTGAACATGCTCTGTAAAGCAAGAAATCTAATTAGCACAAAgaaacaaataacaaaattgaTAGGTATCTGTAACATTTGCAATTCTCACCTCATAGTCCTCCCCATATTCATCTATAAGTCGCCCAATGTGATAGCGCTGCATGGTAGTTAGAGGTTGCAATGGTGCACTTTTCCCATCACTGCGCTTCTTCCCAAGTGCTGTCTTTAAATCTAGGAATTTTCCAACCTATCATGTCAGCAATACTTACATAGAGGTGAGGGGTACATTCTCAAATAAAAACTGCATAATTCAAGGCTTTACACAGTTGATGTCACAAGAAAGGGGAAGAAAGTATACTCTCTGTTTGGATGAACTGttttttagggtatttttgaaaagttttactgtagcagagtttgtagagtatattttggaattttttagaaaatattttgaaatatttaaaagtagtagagtttttaagatatattttgagatattttttaaacataaaaaaaatttaaaccacTTTTTAGAGTACCTTTTAGAgcactttttaaaaatttttatagtatttgaaaaactttgaAAAACTGAAGGATCCAAACAGATgtgtttttgcatttttttttttaaaaaaaaacctatgTTCATGGCAATGAGCAGCTTtttatgttgaaaaaaaaaagaggaaaaactcAACTTTGTTTTGCTAGGATATGAAAGTAAGGACCTAAACCTGAAGTTTAATCAACCATGAAGATACAAAAGTAACTATCCGTAGCTGTAAGGTAATGTTGCCAAAAGTACATGCTCACACTGTAACAAACAAAAGGGATAATATCAAAGCTAACAATCTACAGagattttgaccccaaaaaagaaaatctaCAGAGAAGATCAGCGAATCAAGAGAAAAAGTATTCCCACCAACCCCCCCACCCCCaaccaaacccaaaaaaaaaaaaaaaaatcccctgCTGCCCCACCAAAAGTTTCCTTCGCCCTCCAACCTGAGCAGCAAACTTAAAATGTAACCAGTTAAACACAGGTACATTTAATTAACGAATTAAATCTCAAGCATCTGTTTTTTCGccacaagaagaaaatgaaagaatgaAACCTATTAAAATGATCTGCCTGCAAAGTTCAAGCTACGACCAAATtaacaaaattcttttttttttttggggggagggggggtgCGCGGGGGCATCTTCCCATTTGCTGGAGTTTTAAACAATTCTAGAAGAAACTAATTAAACAATTAACCTGGCATTGGTATTTCTTTACAGAAGTATATAAGATCCAAAATCCTTTTCGAAATGCACCTCAATGTTCACATCTCATTATTGCAATTTAAACATGAGCTAAACTGTATGTTTAAGCAAAGGAGAAACAGGCCCAAAAtctattttaaaataataattaaaaaaatgaaaccacCTTGAAAATGAAGGCAAAAATGCATTCAGTATTCAATCCAAAAATAAAGATTAAAATAAAACTGACCATCCTCTTCGAGGTCGCTCCCGGAATCGAAGGCGTTGGAGTCGTCGGATGGAGGCGGCGGTGGGACCTGAAGAGAATCGGTTTCTATGATGTGGGAGGTGCGAGAGCGTACGCTGAGCAGGTTGGGGTTAGAAACGACGCCGAATGACTTGTAATTGTGGATGACGCTAGCTGTGTCGTCCCACTTAGAAGACTGGGGATCCAACAGAGTTCGGAGCTTCGGGGGAAGATTGAAGGCCGGCTTGAATACGTGAGGGTGTTTCTTTGGCAACCCGACCCGCACCTTCGGCCTTGACCTCCTGTACTTCCTTCGTGACCTCCCCATCGTCCtctattctctctctctctcgggaTGCTTCGAAAACGGATGTCGGGGGTTTTAGTAGGGTTTTAGGGGTAAGAGGAGGGGAGACGGTCTAATTTAACTCGtcgttctctttttttttttaaacagtcACGACTCAAATTTTCTGTTTGTTTGTACTTCGTTGTTTCCACCTGATTgtaatgaaatttaaaaaaaaaaaaaaaaaagttttgattAGTTGTTGAAGTTGAGCAAGCAGAAtaattcatgaaaaaaaaattttaattaatagttattttaaaaatatgaggtaatttcagaaatctcccctgagatttctaacaatttcattgaGCTCCCCTCAAATTTGAAGAATTATACctacctcccttgatttgatagtttttggaataaaaccttaaaataatattgacttggtcaaatttttaaatgaatacctaAAAATACccttgtgtaatgagttttaatttatttttttatacaattataagagtgtctaatataattataaggaaagGTGCCAAAATTTTCATGTCCATACTTACTGTTtaataaacaactataataataattttatcattataataggatacttttgatggtattttattatgaatttagatttataagatataaaagaaaatgttgaaataattcatttagagtttataaATTTTTCGAGTAGTcgaattatcataatttagtagtgattttggaccatttcttttttatttaatgtTAATTGTAATACCAAAAAATAGGAAATAAAGATAAGCAAAAACATTGAATTACATATAAGTTAACTCATATAAAAAATTACTAATTCGACATTTGATTACAATAAAAACTAGAGGTAATAGTAGTGATAGTTCTAcaattttattggcaaaaaataaaaataaataaaaggaacaagaaggaaaatgaataaaatataattttaaaagtcaCTCTAAATATAAGCACACCAAACAaggaaattttattaaaatatttaaggatagtattatcattttaaatgatACGACGatatgtataatttttaaaacgttGAGAAagctaaatgaaattgttaagaacctcaagggaggtttctgaaattttccctaaaaataaatatatttttattttattatgaaTGAATATTCTGTTTCTAGCAACATTAATTATAATCGACTAAATAAAAAAACTCcatacaaataaaaaaataatttatatttattaaaaaagataaaagtggttaaggataataataataataataatttatatgATTTAAGAATAATC
This window contains:
- the LOC113734893 gene encoding probable E3 ubiquitin-protein ligase BAH1-like 1, whose product is MKFCKKYEEYMQGQCQRKKLPGVGFKNLKKILKRCRRHLQSRDNAALVPDHFGDSTLCGRSSSCPDSCPVCDGTFFPSLLKEMSEVVGFFNENAQRLLELHLASGFRKCFIWFKDKIQGNHIALIEEGKELVTYALINAIALRKILKKYDKIHYSKQGQVFKSQAHSRNLEILQSPWLCELMAFHINSQETKGNTRNAPALFNGCSLIFKDEKPSLSCELFDSVKLELDLTCSICLDTVFDPVSLTCGHIFCYMCACKAGSVTIVDGLKAASPKEKCPLCREAGVYEGAVHLEELNILLSQSCPEYWAARLQSERAERIRQAKEHWESQCRAFMGI
- the LOC113734899 gene encoding uncharacterized protein, encoding MGRSRRKYRRSRPKVRVGLPKKHPHVFKPAFNLPPKLRTLLDPQSSKWDDTASVIHNYKSFGVVSNPNLLSVRSRTSHIIETDSLQVPPPPPSDDSNAFDSGSDLEEDDLKTALGKKRSDGKSAPLQPLTTMQRYHIGRLIDEYGEDYESMFKDTKLNKMQHSVATLKKLCRRYHTCQGKNPLIKK